Proteins from a single region of Aureibacter tunicatorum:
- a CDS encoding SDR family oxidoreductase, with amino-acid sequence MKKIALITGGSSGIGKAIALHLFQKGYKVYVTSRKATAKSSEGLHYLQMDVNNSESVIEAVNTLKAEEKRIDVLINSAGIGIIGSIEELPIDTVKEVFETNFFGLTRVCQAVAPIMRAQGSGHIINISSIAGEAGLPFRGHYSASKFAVEGMTEALRMELMPFGVKVCIIQPGDFNTNISQHRKGIEVDRSSPYYEMLQVVNDEIANGMETAPTPERVGPFTEKILNSNSPNLRYRVGALLETITPILKKFLPYKTYEKLIMNHYKMNQKK; translated from the coding sequence TTGAAAAAAATAGCTCTTATTACAGGTGGATCTTCAGGCATTGGAAAAGCAATAGCGTTACATTTATTTCAAAAAGGATATAAAGTATATGTTACAAGCCGAAAAGCTACCGCTAAATCAAGCGAAGGTTTGCATTATTTGCAAATGGATGTCAACAATAGTGAATCTGTAATTGAAGCCGTCAATACTCTTAAAGCTGAAGAAAAAAGAATTGACGTCTTAATAAATTCCGCGGGCATTGGCATCATCGGATCGATTGAGGAGTTGCCTATTGATACAGTCAAAGAGGTTTTTGAAACGAACTTCTTTGGACTCACTAGAGTGTGCCAAGCTGTAGCTCCAATCATGCGAGCGCAAGGATCAGGACATATCATCAACATTAGTTCAATAGCCGGGGAAGCTGGCCTTCCATTCAGAGGGCATTATTCAGCCAGCAAATTTGCCGTTGAAGGGATGACAGAAGCCTTAAGAATGGAATTAATGCCCTTTGGAGTAAAAGTATGCATAATACAACCAGGTGATTTCAATACAAACATTAGCCAACATAGAAAAGGAATAGAAGTCGACCGTTCATCCCCTTACTATGAAATGCTTCAAGTTGTCAATGATGAAATTGCTAATGGAATGGAAACTGCTCCCACTCCTGAACGAGTAGGCCCGTTTACAGAAAAAATATTGAATAGCAATTCTCCAAACTTAAGATATCGAGTTGGCGCATTGCTGGAGACAATCACTCCTATATTAAAGAAATTCTTGCCGTATAAGACTTATGAGAAGCTTATCATGAATCATTATAAAATGAATCAAAAAAAATAG